A single region of the Nicotiana sylvestris chromosome 6, ASM39365v2, whole genome shotgun sequence genome encodes:
- the LOC138871365 gene encoding uncharacterized mitochondrial protein AtMg00300-like yields the protein MDFLSLKALQGGSVSFGNGKKAYIFGVGKVGKSLTHSIENMYYVNGLKYSLLSVSQIYDKVNKVEFLSKICTFTYLITGEVVLVAKRYKNIYVADFESLQSGDLSCLKAVDDDAELWHIRLGHISFSLLNKLIQKDLVHGLPMSKFKVQKVCDACVRGKYVNSSFKSKRNVSTSKPLELLHMDLCGPMRVQSRG from the coding sequence tgcaaggagggagtgtatcctttggcaatgggaaAAAGGCGTACAtttttggagttggaaaagtcgggaagtcactcactcattctattgaaaatatgtactatgtcaatggtctTAAGTACAGTCTCCTGAGTGTCTCTCAGATCTATGATAAAGtaaacaaggtggaattcttgtccaagatatgtacATTTACTTATCTGataactggtgaagtggtacttgtggccaagagatacaagaacatctatgttgctgattttgagtccttacaaagtggtgatctgagttgtctgaaagctgttgatgatgatgctgaactctGGCACATAAGATTGGGGCACATAAGCTTctctcttctgaacaaactaattcagaaggacctggtccatggtctgcccatgtcaaagttcaaGGTACAAAAAGTGTGTGATGCCTGTGTTAGAGGAAAATATGTGAACtcctcttttaagtctaaaaggaatgtgagcacctcaaagccactcgagcttctgcatatggacctatgtggtcctatgagagtgcaaagtaGGGGATGA